The stretch of DNA GATGTCGAAGTCGGCGGGCAACGTCGTAGCACCGCAGGATGTGATCAAGCAATCGGGCGCGGAGATCCTTCGACTGTGGGTGTCGGCCCAGGACTATCGTGAAGACCTGCGGATTTCACAGGAGATCCTGAACCATCTCATCGAAGCCTACCGGAAGATCCGTAACACCTGCCGCTTCTTGCTGAGCAATCTCTATGACTTCGATCCGGCGCAACACCGCGTGCCGTTTGAGCAGTTGCCTGAGCTCGACCGATGGGCCTTGATGCGTCTGGGCGAGCTGATCCCGCGCGTACGCAAAGGGTACGACGAATTTGAGTTCCACATGATTTTCCACGCGTTGAACAATTTCTGTTCCGTCGACTTGAGCGCGGTCTATCTCGATATCCTGAAAGACCGGCTCTATACGTTTCGGAAAGATTCTCCCTTGCGCCGCGGCTCGCAGACGGTGTTGTTCGATATCTTGGTGGCCCTCACGAAGTTGATGGCGCCTGTGCTGAGTTTTACGGCGGAGGAACTCTGGCGGATGTTGCCGGAATCGGTGCGGGTAGCTGCGAAGGCCGACAGTGTGCACTTGGCGATGTTCCCGGAAGTCGATCCTCGCTGGGCAGACGCAAAGCTAGCTGAGCGGTGGGAGCGGTTGCTTGAAGTAAGAACGGCGGTCCAGGCTGCGCTGGAAGTGCAACGCCGTGAGAAGGTGATCGGGGCGCCGCTGGAGGCGAAGGTGCTGATCGAGGCTCAATCGGCCCAGTACGATCTCCTGAAAACATACGGCCAGGATCTTCCGGCGTTTTTCATCGTCTCCGACGTGGTTCTGCAGCCCGCGTCGCATCTGCCCGAGAATCCCGGTTTTGCTATTACCGTGGAGAAGGCGACGGGCGTGAAGTGCGAACGGTGCTGGAATTACCGAGGAACGGTCGGGACATTCCCTGAGCATCCGACCCTCTGTGACCGTTGTGTTGAGGCGGTCCGTTGAGCCCATCTGTCCGCTATCTTCTGCTCGGTGTGCTGAGTCTGGCGATTGTCGTACTGGATCAGGTCACGAAGGTCTATGTCATGGAGACCATGCGGCTCCATGAATCTATTCCGGTCGTGGCCAACTTCTTCAGCATCACCTACATCCGGAATCCCGGCGCGGCTTTCGGGTTTCTGTCCTCCAGCAGCAGCTCGTTCCGGTTCGTGTTTTTCGGCGTGACCTCGATCTTTGCCGTGGGGTTATTGGGTACGATTCTGGTTCGCATGCCGAAGGATGATTGGATGGGACGGCTGAGCGTGGCGGCGATTCTCGGCGGGGCGATCGGGAACTTACTGGATCGTTTGCGGTACGGGGAAGTGATCGACTTTCTGGACTTTTATTTCAATGCCTACCATTTTCCCGCGTTTAACGTCGCGGACTCGGCGATTACCGTCGGGGTGGCGTTTCTCATTCTGCACTTTGCGTTGGAGAAGGAGCCGGAGGCGACTCCGGTGGTTCCCGACAATCCTCCCTCCTGACAGGGGGCTGAACAGGCCGGCCGGCG from Nitrospira sp. encodes:
- the lspA gene encoding signal peptidase II: MSPSVRYLLLGVLSLAIVVLDQVTKVYVMETMRLHESIPVVANFFSITYIRNPGAAFGFLSSSSSSFRFVFFGVTSIFAVGLLGTILVRMPKDDWMGRLSVAAILGGAIGNLLDRLRYGEVIDFLDFYFNAYHFPAFNVADSAITVGVAFLILHFALEKEPEATPVVPDNPPS